A DNA window from Rhinolophus sinicus isolate RSC01 linkage group LG10, ASM3656204v1, whole genome shotgun sequence contains the following coding sequences:
- the LECT2 gene encoding leukocyte cell-derived chemotaxin-2: protein MFSTGVFLLAVLISTALAGPWANICAGKSSNEIRTCDSHGCGQYTAQRNHRPHQGVDVLCPDGSTVYAPFTGMITGQEKPYKNKNAINNGVRISGRGFCIKMFYIKPIKYKGSIKKGEKLGTLLPLQKVYPGIQSHIHIENCDLSDPTVYL, encoded by the exons ATGTTTTCCACAGGAGTCTTCCTTTTGGCTGTTTTGATTTCGACTG CACTGGCTGGCCCATGGGCTAATATATGTGCTGGCAAGTCTTCCAATGAGATCAGGACGTGTGACAGCCATGGCTGTGGCCAGTATACTGCTCAAAG GAATCACAGGCCTCATCAGGGTGTGGATGTCTTGTGTCCTGATGGATCTACTGTGTACGCACCATTCACCGGAATGATCACGGGCCAGGAGAAACCTTATAAGAACAAAAATGCCATCAATAATGGTGTACGGATATCTGGAAGAG gtTTCTGTATTAAAATGTTCTACATTAAGCCAATTAAATATAAAGGTTCTATCAAGAAGGGAGAAAAACTGGGAACTCTACTGCCTTTGCAGAAGGTTTATCCTGGCATACAATCTCACATACACATTGAAAACTGTGACTTGAGTGATCCCACTGTGTACCTGTAA